The Sulfurimonas sp. genome includes the window ACTGTTTCCTGCACTTCTCTTACTAGCCAGAGGGATTAAGTTATTTAATGGAAAATCTATCTCTTGTAGAACTCTTAAAATTTCTTCACCAACTGCACCATTGGCACCAACTACTGCTAAATTGTATTTTTTTGACATTTTGTCTCCTTATTGTATTTTATTTTGTAAAAAAAGTTCATCTACTGAAATTTCTTGTGTTTCACTTAAAATAACGGCTCTCTCTACTACAGAGATTAGCTCTCGAATATTCCCTGGCCAGTTGTATGCTAAAAGTTGTTCTTTTGCTTCTTTGCTAAAAGTTTTTAACTCAAAGCCATATTTCTTAGAGTTGACTTCACTCATTGTATATGCTATTTGTAAAATTTCATCTTTTCTTTCTTTTAGCGGAGGAATATTAAGTGGAATTGTATTTAAGCGATAGTATAAATCTTCTCTAAATTCTCCATTTTTAATTTTCTCTAAAAGATTAGCATTTGTTGCAGATACTACTCTTATGTCTATTTTTATATTTTTAGATGCGCCTAATCTTCGTATCTCTTTTTCTTGTAATGCACGAAGAAGTTTTGCTTGAACACCGTAAGGCATCTCGGCAATTTCATCTAAAAAAAGTGTTCCACCATTAGCTAGTTCAAATTGTCCAGCTTTTGCTTCTTGTGCGTCTGTAAATGCACCTTTTTCAAAACCAAACAATTCACTTTCTATAAGATTATCTGGAATAGCTGCCATATTAATCGCTATAAATGGTTTTTTTGCTCTAGGTGAATTTTTATGGATGTAAGAAGCAAAAACTTCTTTTCCTACTCCACTTTGACCTAAAAGAAGTATACTTGCATCTGTTTTACATGCTTTATCGGCAATATTTATAACTTTTGTAAGAGCATCTGATGTTCCCAAAAATACATCTGCTTTTTTAGTGTTATTTTTAATAGTTTTTTGTACTTTTTGTATTTTATCTTCTCTTTTAATTGCCGTAATTAAATCATCAACATCAAAAGGTTTTAATAAAAAATCTTTAACACCAAGCTGAATAGACTCAATTGCACGAGTAAGTGTTGCATTTCCTGTCATAATAATAACTTCAAATTTCCCATTTAGCTCTTTAACAAATTCTATACCATCCATTTTTGGCATGTTAATATCTGTAATTATTAAGTCAAAAGAATCATCAAGTTTTTTTAATGCATCTATAGGATTTTTAAATGTAAAAATTTTAAATTCTTTATAGTCGCTCATAGCTATTTCAAGAGATTTTCTCATATTAATATCATCTTCAACTATTGCAATTTTCACTACTTTATTTTCCTTATTTTAAAGGTGCAATTTTAGCAAAATTTTCATTAAAATCGACTTTGAAGCAAGTTGTTTTTAAAGTTAGGATTGTAGTTGATTTATTTTGTGCATTTGTTGTTACTTCATCGTGTATAACATGAAGACCAAGTTTATGAATATAATCTAAAAAAGTGTTAGAATTTTTTTCTATCGTTAGTTTAATGTCATCATCACCAAAACTAGGCAATAGCAATGGATTATAAGGTTTACCAGTGCATTTTTTCATAGATGCTGATATGTATAGTGATTCGTTGTAAATAGTAGCGTCTTTTACCATATAGCGGTAAGATATAAGAAACTCTTTAGCATCTAGAGCTAAAGAGTTAAGTAATATTATTGAGAAAATTGCGCGTGTGATAGAACGATTTCCATCTCTACTTCGCATAAACCATCTTTAAAAGTTGTTTCAACAACATTAGCATTTCTAACCATTGCTTTTACAGAAGTGCGAATAGTTGATCTTTTAACCATCATATTTTTGATTAAGTCTTGACCATCAATGCGAACGCCTTTAACTTTTTCTGCTATTAGTCTATAGGCGTCTGCCGTTGCAGCACGCTTTGCAAGTGCATAAGCTTGTGCAGGAGATAAAGTGTTCATTGGTGCAACACCTTGACCAGTTACGCTGATTCTTACATTAGTAGTTTCGCTTAAAACTTCTTCTGACGCTTTTTTTTCAACTTTTGCATTTTTAGTAACTTCATCTACTTTTGTTTCTAAAGAAGCGATTTTGCTTTCTACATCAGTCATTTTTGTATCGATGCCTGTTACTTTTGTATCGATGCCTATTACTTTTGTATCCATTCCCGAAACTTTAGTATCCATATCTACTAACTGAACATCGATAGAATCCATTCTATCATAGTTTTCAATAGTTTTTGGAGCAGCAGCTACTAATGAAGTGACACTAATTAGTGTTATTAGAAGTAGAGAGTATTTCATTGTCAATCCCTTTATTGTTAGGCACCAAAGAAGGTGCCTAATTAGTTGTGTAGTTAGCTAGAAGCAAATATTATTCCAAGCCTAGTATGTTAGTTAATTTTCATCTTCATCATCATCTTCTTCTTTATGTTGTTTAGGACAACGGGAAACACTTGCGACATCATCACCTTTTACTATATAAACCCCAGAAGTATTTCTGCTCGATTTAGAAATAGTTTGCATATCAACTCGTATCATCTTTCCAGCTTTTGTTAAAGCCATCATGTCCATTGCTTCATCAACCATTAAACAACCAACAATATTTTTACCAGTTTTTGGAGTCATTTTCATAGCTATAACGCCTGAACCACCACGGTTAGTTAAGCGGTATTCACCAGCATCTGTTCTTTTTCCAATACCTTTTTCAGCTATTATGAGAATTTCTTGTTCATCATTTTCTATGATATTAGCATCTATAACTACATCGTCATCATGTTTAAACTTAATCCCTCTAACACCTCGAGTGCTACGACCTTGCTCTCTTGTTTTTTCTATTTCAAATTTTATACATTGAGCGAGTTTTGTAACAATAAACAGGTATTTAACATTTTGATTTGCTATTTTTGCTGTAATTAGAGTGTCATTATCATCAAGAACAATTGCTCTTACTCCATTACTTCTTATGTTTGAGAACTCACTTAGATTTGTTCTTTTTACAACTCCTCTTTGAGTGAAAAACACAAGACCTTTGTCTTGACTAAAATCTGTTGTTGGTATAACAGAACATATTTTTTCATCAGCTACTAGATTTATAAGATTTACAACTGCTTTACCTTTAGCAATTCTGCTTCCCTCAGGAATACGGTAAACTTTTAACCAGTGAAGTTGACCACGGTCCGTAACAAAAAGTAGCGTATCGTGAGTATTACAAGTAAAGAAGTTTTCTATAAAGTCATCTTCATAAGTTGTAACAGCAATTTTACCTTTACCGCCTCGTTTTTGTTTTTCATAAGACGCTAGAGGTACGCGTTTGATGTAACCTCTATGCGTAATTGTAACAACCATTGGCTCATTTGGGATAAGGTCTTCTATATCTATATCATCATAAT containing:
- a CDS encoding LPP20 family lipoprotein codes for the protein MKYSLLLITLISVTSLVAAAPKTIENYDRMDSIDVQLVDMDTKVSGMDTKVIGIDTKVTGIDTKMTDVESKIASLETKVDEVTKNAKVEKKASEEVLSETTNVRISVTGQGVAPMNTLSPAQAYALAKRAATADAYRLIAEKVKGVRIDGQDLIKNMMVKRSTIRTSVKAMVRNANVVETTFKDGLCEVEMEIVLSHAQFSQ
- a CDS encoding sigma-54 dependent transcriptional regulator — encoded protein: MKIAIVEDDINMRKSLEIAMSDYKEFKIFTFKNPIDALKKLDDSFDLIITDINMPKMDGIEFVKELNGKFEVIIMTGNATLTRAIESIQLGVKDFLLKPFDVDDLITAIKREDKIQKVQKTIKNNTKKADVFLGTSDALTKVINIADKACKTDASILLLGQSGVGKEVFASYIHKNSPRAKKPFIAINMAAIPDNLIESELFGFEKGAFTDAQEAKAGQFELANGGTLFLDEIAEMPYGVQAKLLRALQEKEIRRLGASKNIKIDIRVVSATNANLLEKIKNGEFREDLYYRLNTIPLNIPPLKERKDEILQIAYTMSEVNSKKYGFELKTFSKEAKEQLLAYNWPGNIRELISVVERAVILSETQEISVDELFLQNKIQ